In the genome of Myxococcus stipitatus, one region contains:
- a CDS encoding FecR family protein, translating to MTRTLPWMWALALVTLPAGAEQTADPCGGLQFVNGRVELGRPLAPKGPETEACLKHVAQALVSRPAIRSVTLAARLPDAERLDGQGLAVAKAAAEVLVSAGVPRTRVSVVAPPAVPGEPGRLQLAYVERPAQPRVAQVRASSGQVSAGPSPAELRPRGTGDSLYTQELFHTAPDASAELELADASRVRVTPNSLVRLGAIELGANGKRVVRLELMRGSVETVAAPGGDGSVFEVRTRGAVAGVRGTQFRVSAQEDGTSRLETLEGKVALGSDKAEVEVAHGQGSRVLPGAAPEPPRPLLAAPLLNGPRGGSFTAAPTLEWFSVPGAKTYRVEMARAADFAAGVRTLEAQDMKLAVPAETAGKWFWRVLAVDADGFIGFPSKIYAFDLRP from the coding sequence ATGACCCGGACCCTGCCTTGGATGTGGGCGTTGGCGCTGGTGACGTTGCCCGCGGGCGCCGAGCAGACCGCGGACCCGTGCGGCGGCCTGCAGTTCGTCAACGGGCGCGTGGAGCTGGGACGTCCGCTCGCGCCCAAGGGGCCCGAGACGGAGGCGTGCCTCAAGCACGTGGCGCAGGCGCTGGTGTCTCGGCCCGCCATCCGCTCGGTGACGTTGGCGGCGCGGCTGCCGGACGCGGAGCGGCTGGATGGGCAGGGCCTCGCCGTGGCGAAGGCGGCGGCGGAGGTCCTGGTGTCGGCGGGTGTGCCGCGCACGCGCGTGTCCGTGGTGGCGCCGCCCGCGGTGCCGGGTGAGCCGGGCCGGCTTCAGCTCGCCTATGTCGAACGCCCCGCGCAGCCGCGCGTGGCCCAGGTGCGCGCCTCCAGCGGACAGGTCTCCGCAGGGCCCTCTCCCGCAGAGCTTCGCCCGCGCGGCACGGGGGACTCGCTCTACACACAGGAGCTGTTCCACACGGCGCCGGACGCGAGCGCGGAGCTGGAGCTGGCGGACGCGAGCCGCGTGCGGGTGACGCCCAACAGCCTCGTGCGCCTGGGCGCCATCGAGCTGGGGGCCAATGGCAAGCGCGTGGTCCGGCTGGAGCTGATGCGAGGCTCCGTGGAGACGGTGGCCGCGCCGGGAGGGGACGGCTCCGTGTTCGAGGTGCGCACGCGCGGCGCGGTGGCCGGTGTGCGGGGAACCCAGTTCCGCGTGTCCGCGCAGGAGGATGGGACCAGCCGGCTCGAGACGCTCGAGGGCAAGGTGGCGCTCGGCTCGGACAAGGCCGAGGTCGAGGTCGCCCATGGCCAGGGCTCGCGCGTGCTGCCGGGCGCCGCGCCGGAGCCTCCGCGTCCGCTGCTCGCCGCGCCGCTGCTGAACGGGCCCCGGGGTGGAAGCTTCACCGCCGCGCCGACGCTCGAGTGGTTCTCCGTGCCGGGGGCAAAGACGTACCGCGTGGAGATGGCGCGGGCAGCGGACTTCGCCGCGGGTGTGCGGACCCTCGAGGCCCAGGATATGAAGCTCGCGGTGCCCGCCGAGACGGCGGGCAAGTGGTTCTGGCGCGTCCTGGCAGTGGACGCGGACGGCTTCATCGGCTTCCCTTCCAAGATCTACGCCTTCGACCTGCGGCCCTGA
- a CDS encoding CHASE2 domain-containing protein: MNPSPKPPTRLPRPSPGQFRIAAALVGVALAGITAVTGGAPGLLERSLYDQAVSRLLPGVPRSADLVLVEVDDRALAALGERWPLSRATWARVFQALAAQRPAAVAVDVVFDQPGPREALELGEDVLTSLRASGLADQPAGAALVTELEARLRAQDGDARLAEALAENGSVILGAAALTEDVSLMPPLEDGALETPLPLPVETLRLQSREIAGSIAPLRLAAHSSGTLNMLVEADGVIRRYPYAVGVGGQAWPSLALATALRLMPEQAETLMRRAALDHGAPLMRLPSPDWLPRVSLADVLQVDPRSVGLDLALRGKTLFVGVTATGLHGQSTLPGQVAVPGVEIHAFALDNLRADRLMRSSGVVALTGVLETLVLLAFFGWRCRRARTLGAVIRTGIALMAVHVALVGWLAADLGWVVPLVPGALGLGLMVLVDSAARAEELGRQRGALRRLFVRYPQASPSTAVPPGGDTR, translated from the coding sequence ATGAATCCGAGTCCCAAGCCCCCCACCCGCCTCCCCCGGCCGTCCCCCGGCCAGTTCCGCATCGCCGCAGCACTGGTGGGGGTGGCCCTGGCCGGAATCACGGCGGTGACAGGCGGGGCTCCGGGACTTCTCGAGCGTTCGCTGTACGACCAGGCCGTGAGCCGGCTCCTGCCGGGGGTGCCTCGGAGCGCGGACCTGGTGTTGGTGGAAGTGGATGACCGGGCCCTGGCCGCGCTGGGCGAGCGGTGGCCCCTGTCCCGCGCGACGTGGGCCCGGGTCTTCCAGGCGCTGGCGGCCCAGCGTCCCGCCGCGGTGGCGGTGGACGTGGTGTTCGACCAGCCCGGCCCTCGGGAGGCGCTCGAGCTGGGCGAGGACGTGCTGACCTCGCTGCGCGCGTCGGGGTTGGCGGACCAGCCCGCGGGCGCCGCGCTGGTGACGGAGCTGGAAGCGCGGCTGAGGGCCCAGGACGGCGACGCCCGGCTCGCGGAGGCGCTCGCGGAGAACGGGAGCGTCATCCTGGGGGCCGCGGCGCTCACCGAGGACGTGTCGCTGATGCCGCCCCTCGAGGACGGAGCCCTGGAGACGCCGCTGCCCCTGCCCGTGGAGACGCTGCGGCTCCAATCGCGAGAGATTGCCGGCAGCATCGCGCCGCTTCGCCTGGCGGCACACAGCAGCGGCACGCTCAACATGCTCGTGGAGGCGGACGGCGTCATCCGGCGCTACCCCTATGCCGTGGGCGTGGGAGGCCAGGCGTGGCCCTCGCTCGCGCTGGCGACCGCGCTGCGGTTGATGCCGGAGCAGGCGGAGACGCTGATGCGCCGGGCGGCGTTGGACCATGGCGCGCCGCTGATGCGCCTGCCCTCGCCGGACTGGCTCCCCCGGGTGAGCCTCGCGGACGTGCTCCAGGTGGACCCTCGCTCGGTGGGGCTGGACCTGGCGCTGCGAGGCAAGACGCTCTTTGTCGGCGTCACCGCGACGGGCCTGCATGGCCAGAGCACGCTGCCGGGGCAGGTGGCGGTGCCCGGGGTGGAGATCCACGCCTTCGCGCTGGACAACCTTCGCGCGGACCGGCTGATGCGCTCCTCGGGGGTGGTGGCGTTGACGGGAGTGCTGGAGACCCTGGTGCTCCTGGCGTTCTTCGGCTGGCGCTGCCGCCGCGCGAGGACCTTGGGCGCGGTGATTCGCACGGGGATAGCACTCATGGCCGTGCACGTGGCGCTGGTGGGCTGGCTCGCCGCGGACCTGGGGTGGGTGGTGCCGCTGGTGCCTGGGGCCCTGGGGCTCGGGTTGATGGTGTTGGTGGACTCGGCCGCGCGCGCGGAGGAGCTGGGCCGGCAGCGAGGCGCGCTGCGCCGTCTCTTCGTGCGCTATCCCCAGGCGTCTCCGAGCACGGCGGTGCCTCCGGGTGGAGACACGCGGTAG
- a CDS encoding diguanylate cyclase domain-containing protein, with the protein MARYALIAEPDPHRAASLLALVTAEGLEGVLARDGAEAQELVRQRSAPTLLLTDLALPRVDGFELLSWLRERQDAEATRVVVVTAFDELRVRAWQLKDTLGIHSLLSRRAPAETMRDTVRTALAGQRAVQAPPAESSSSEEERQRLARVDALRLVDDGPPEAEFQELVSEVAQAFAVPVALLTLVLGDRQWFKAHVGLPHALARDRGTPRDWAFCHHVVMGRESLIVPDARRHPVFRDNPLVREGVIGSYAGAPLVTPQGEVLGTLSLIDTRPLVLGTEDLVALRELARRVAGDLELRSRARQETRDLERARHESAQAQGTALTQVRDAIQALDVATLLVAPGRQPFAGNTALSEMLDMPLESIPGLTFESFRQHVADLTADPSGRSLVLDLASESSQGLHLTLTLERPRPRRVRWVARPFRIPGGIAQLLTLSELGGASPREERERLLRVDALTGLATRRVGEEHLLREIARCRRDGVACGVLLVDLVGLGPLNLRHGFDAGDTALRDVARELESLGPPSGGLAVRWEGGTLLLALPGHDTAATEATRERLLAELPPALRVHSVSVVVEGEEDPREMLTRAHAALARAKAEHHARSPRD; encoded by the coding sequence ATGGCCCGCTACGCCCTCATCGCCGAGCCGGATCCCCACCGCGCCGCCAGCCTGCTGGCCCTCGTCACGGCGGAGGGGCTCGAGGGGGTGCTGGCCCGGGACGGCGCCGAGGCGCAGGAGCTGGTGCGTCAGCGCAGCGCCCCCACCCTGCTGCTCACGGACCTGGCGCTGCCCCGCGTGGATGGCTTCGAGCTGCTGTCCTGGCTGCGCGAGCGGCAGGACGCCGAAGCCACGCGCGTGGTGGTGGTGACGGCCTTCGACGAGCTGCGCGTCCGCGCCTGGCAGCTCAAGGACACCCTGGGCATCCACTCCCTGCTGAGCCGCCGTGCGCCCGCCGAGACGATGCGGGACACCGTGCGGACGGCCCTCGCCGGACAGCGCGCCGTGCAAGCACCACCGGCCGAGAGCAGCTCGTCGGAGGAGGAGCGACAACGACTCGCGCGAGTCGATGCGCTGCGGCTGGTGGACGACGGCCCGCCCGAGGCGGAGTTCCAGGAGCTCGTCTCGGAGGTGGCCCAGGCCTTCGCGGTTCCGGTGGCGCTGCTGACGTTGGTGCTCGGAGACCGGCAGTGGTTCAAGGCACACGTCGGACTTCCCCATGCGCTCGCGCGCGACCGAGGGACCCCTCGGGACTGGGCCTTCTGTCACCACGTGGTGATGGGCCGCGAGTCGCTCATCGTCCCGGACGCCCGGCGCCATCCGGTGTTTCGCGACAACCCGCTGGTGCGTGAAGGCGTCATCGGCAGCTACGCGGGGGCGCCGTTGGTGACGCCCCAGGGCGAAGTGCTGGGCACGCTGTCGCTCATCGACACGCGACCGCTGGTGCTCGGCACCGAGGACCTCGTGGCGCTGCGAGAGCTGGCGCGGCGAGTGGCCGGAGACCTGGAGCTGAGGTCTCGCGCACGACAGGAGACCCGCGACCTGGAGCGCGCGCGGCATGAGAGCGCGCAGGCCCAGGGCACCGCGTTGACGCAGGTGCGCGATGCCATCCAGGCGCTCGACGTGGCGACGCTGCTGGTGGCGCCGGGACGACAGCCCTTCGCGGGCAACACCGCGCTGTCGGAGATGCTGGACATGCCGCTGGAGAGCATCCCCGGCCTGACGTTCGAGTCCTTCCGGCAGCATGTCGCGGACCTCACGGCCGACCCATCGGGGCGCTCGCTGGTGCTGGACCTGGCCTCGGAGTCCTCGCAGGGACTGCACCTCACGCTCACGCTGGAGCGCCCGCGTCCGCGCCGGGTGCGCTGGGTGGCGCGCCCCTTCCGGATCCCGGGGGGCATCGCGCAGCTCCTGACGCTCTCCGAGCTGGGGGGCGCCTCGCCGCGAGAGGAGCGGGAGCGGCTGCTGCGCGTGGACGCGCTGACGGGCCTGGCCACCCGGCGCGTGGGAGAAGAGCACCTGCTGCGAGAGATTGCCCGCTGCCGGAGGGACGGCGTGGCCTGCGGCGTGTTGCTGGTGGACCTGGTGGGCCTGGGCCCCCTCAACCTTCGGCACGGCTTCGACGCGGGAGACACCGCGCTGCGAGACGTGGCCCGCGAGCTGGAGTCACTCGGGCCTCCGTCGGGAGGGCTCGCGGTGCGGTGGGAAGGAGGCACGCTGCTTCTCGCGCTGCCGGGCCACGACACCGCCGCGACCGAGGCCACGCGAGAGCGGCTCCTCGCCGAGCTGCCCCCCGCGCTTCGAGTCCACAGCGTGTCGGTGGTCGTGGAGGGAGAAGAGGACCCTCGGGAGATGCTCACCCGCGCGCATGCCGCGCTGGCGCGCGCGAAGGCGGAGCACCACGCCCGGAGTCCTCGCGACTGA
- a CDS encoding ribokinase translates to MAPRRQADIVVVGGISTNFRVQGARLPRPGERVEGSSFQEQLGGKGAHGAVAVARLGARSTLVGRVGMDVRGMALLEQLEEEGVETRAVARDPGESTGVLMEMADEAGRAQCLAVAGANRRLCVQDVLAAEERITRADVLLAQLGVPLEAVVAAVHIARAAGSHTVLAPRSATSLPEELLEAVHVVCLGGAEAAVLTGLDVGDLDSARQAAENLVRRGAGAAVVAAPQGHLLLGKEGELWLPNLPVDWVDAAGARDAFSAAVSVALGEKRSLADAVRFAHVASALTAMRLGAMSGLPDRDEVEAFIARLEGQALLSPHASW, encoded by the coding sequence ATGGCTCCGCGGCGGCAGGCCGACATCGTCGTGGTCGGTGGAATCAGCACGAACTTCCGGGTCCAGGGGGCTCGGCTCCCGAGGCCCGGTGAGCGCGTGGAGGGCTCCTCGTTCCAGGAGCAGCTGGGCGGGAAGGGGGCTCACGGCGCCGTGGCGGTGGCGCGGCTGGGGGCGCGGTCGACGCTGGTGGGGCGCGTGGGGATGGACGTTCGCGGCATGGCGCTGCTGGAGCAGCTCGAGGAGGAGGGCGTGGAGACACGCGCCGTTGCTCGGGACCCTGGCGAGAGCACGGGCGTGCTGATGGAGATGGCGGATGAAGCGGGGCGGGCGCAGTGCCTGGCCGTGGCGGGGGCGAACCGGCGCTTGTGCGTGCAGGACGTGCTCGCCGCCGAGGAGCGAATCACGCGCGCGGACGTGCTTCTCGCCCAGCTGGGTGTTCCCCTGGAGGCGGTCGTCGCCGCCGTCCACATCGCGCGGGCCGCGGGCTCGCACACCGTCCTGGCCCCCAGGTCGGCCACCTCGCTCCCGGAAGAGCTGCTGGAGGCCGTTCATGTCGTGTGTCTGGGCGGCGCGGAGGCCGCGGTGCTGACGGGGCTGGACGTGGGGGACCTCGACTCCGCCCGGCAGGCCGCGGAGAACCTGGTGCGCAGAGGTGCCGGGGCCGCCGTCGTCGCGGCGCCTCAAGGACATCTGCTGCTGGGCAAGGAAGGGGAGCTGTGGCTTCCGAACCTGCCCGTGGATTGGGTGGACGCGGCGGGGGCTCGCGACGCCTTCTCCGCGGCGGTGTCCGTGGCCCTCGGGGAGAAGCGCTCACTCGCGGACGCGGTGCGCTTCGCTCACGTGGCGTCGGCGCTGACGGCGATGCGCCTGGGCGCGATGTCGGGACTCCCGGACCGCGACGAGGTGGAGGCCTTCATCGCCCGGTTGGAAGGGCAGGCCTTGTTGTCTCCTCACGCGTCGTGGTGA
- a CDS encoding OmpA family protein, which produces MRVRAHPPRPLALLALLLLTASVARAQAQTSQAIDVQQYKPGPGAYDVLGMHSARVGRHLDWNLGLSVNYGEDPLNLLDPRKDAFVYRIVDSQLSLDLMGAVALFERLEIGVSLPVSTTSSQPAGAIAPSLVDGAASTGIGDLRLVPKVLLLSTEGGVHLAFVAPVTLPTAGASGFLGTKGPTFQPRLVAEWAGPSLRLLANVGVNLRGEQQLRNLRVGNEFSYAAGAEVPLTQALTVAATVSGALGLKEANSEERPLEALGAVKYRFTEELSAHLGAGPGLTRGYGTPGFRVLGGLAWTGSAPASAPARKCDLGPEDFDGFQDDDDCLDPDDDVDGILDGPDVCPGEPETLNQYQDEDGCPDEVPAAQGTSTETAPEEPLKLVPAAVDSDGDGLIDTEDRCPTEPEDADGFEDADGCPDPDNDRDGVLDTADACPLEAETINGVKDEDGCPDKGKSSVRLEGSRIVILDKVYFATGKDIILPKSYGLLAQVASILKANPQMERVRVEGHTDDKGSDASNLDLSQRRANNVREFLVKAGISPERLEAQGFGETQPVDSNKTVQGRENNRRVEFNVVKTAEDSSAKETTP; this is translated from the coding sequence ATGCGAGTGCGTGCCCACCCACCCCGCCCCCTGGCGCTGCTGGCCCTTCTGCTGCTGACAGCAAGCGTCGCGAGGGCGCAAGCGCAGACGTCGCAGGCCATTGATGTCCAACAATACAAGCCCGGACCCGGGGCCTACGACGTGCTGGGAATGCACAGCGCGCGCGTGGGCAGACACCTGGATTGGAACCTCGGGCTGTCGGTCAACTACGGAGAGGACCCGCTCAACCTGCTGGACCCGCGCAAGGACGCGTTCGTCTACCGCATCGTCGACAGCCAGCTCTCGCTGGACTTGATGGGCGCGGTGGCGTTGTTCGAGCGGCTGGAGATCGGCGTGTCGCTCCCCGTCTCCACCACGTCCTCGCAGCCGGCGGGCGCCATCGCGCCGTCGCTCGTGGATGGCGCCGCCAGCACGGGCATCGGCGACCTGCGGCTGGTGCCCAAGGTGCTGCTGCTGTCCACCGAGGGGGGCGTGCACCTGGCGTTCGTCGCGCCCGTGACGCTGCCCACCGCGGGAGCGTCCGGCTTCCTGGGCACGAAGGGGCCGACGTTCCAGCCCCGGCTCGTGGCCGAGTGGGCGGGCCCGTCACTGCGCCTGCTCGCCAACGTGGGCGTCAACCTTCGCGGTGAGCAGCAGCTTCGCAACCTGCGCGTGGGGAACGAGTTCTCCTACGCGGCGGGCGCGGAGGTGCCCCTCACGCAAGCGCTGACGGTGGCGGCGACGGTGTCGGGCGCGCTCGGGCTGAAGGAGGCGAACTCGGAGGAGCGTCCGCTGGAGGCCCTGGGCGCGGTGAAGTACCGCTTCACGGAAGAGCTGTCGGCGCACCTGGGCGCGGGGCCGGGACTGACGCGCGGCTATGGCACCCCGGGGTTCCGCGTGCTGGGAGGACTGGCCTGGACGGGCTCGGCGCCCGCGTCCGCGCCCGCGCGCAAGTGCGACCTCGGGCCCGAGGACTTCGACGGCTTCCAGGACGACGATGACTGCCTGGACCCGGACGACGACGTGGATGGAATCCTCGACGGCCCGGACGTGTGCCCCGGCGAGCCGGAGACCCTCAATCAGTATCAGGACGAGGACGGCTGCCCGGATGAAGTCCCCGCGGCGCAAGGCACGTCGACGGAGACGGCGCCCGAGGAGCCGCTGAAGCTGGTGCCCGCGGCGGTGGACTCGGACGGCGACGGGCTCATCGACACCGAGGACCGCTGCCCCACCGAGCCCGAGGACGCCGATGGCTTCGAGGACGCGGACGGCTGCCCCGACCCGGACAATGACCGCGACGGCGTGCTGGACACGGCGGACGCGTGCCCGCTCGAGGCCGAGACCATCAACGGCGTGAAGGACGAGGACGGCTGCCCCGACAAGGGCAAGTCGAGCGTGCGCCTGGAGGGCTCGCGCATCGTCATCCTGGACAAGGTCTACTTCGCCACGGGCAAGGACATCATCCTGCCCAAGTCCTACGGCCTGCTGGCCCAGGTCGCATCCATCCTCAAGGCCAACCCCCAGATGGAGCGCGTGCGCGTGGAGGGACACACGGATGACAAGGGCTCGGATGCGAGCAACCTGGACCTGTCCCAGCGGCGCGCGAACAACGTCCGCGAGTTCCTGGTGAAGGCGGGCATCTCGCCGGAGCGCCTGGAGGCCCAGGGCTTCGGTGAGACGCAGCCCGTCGACAGCAACAAGACGGTCCAGGGACGCGAGAACAACCGCCGCGTCGAGTTCAACGTCGTGAAGACCGCCGAGGATTCCTCGGCGAAGGAGACCACGCCATGA
- a CDS encoding sigma-54 dependent transcriptional regulator: protein MTRTRILLVDDEPGVRLGMRGYLSAHGFDVDEAQGITEAQELFRTHRPDVAVVDYRLTDGTALELLPRLKEIDSAVPLVVLTGHGSIELAVQAVKEGAEQFLTKPVELAVLKVVLERLVAQRRERQRLRADQSRTARTSVNPFLGGSAAIRSLRAEAERMQHSDSPVLVTGETGSGKSVLARWLHEGGPRADAPFVDLNCAALSKDLLDSELFGHEKGAFTGAVSAKQGLLEVADRGTLFLDEIGDMDLTVQPKLLKVLEEKRFRRLGDVRDRRVDVRLIAATHQDLNAAAREKRFRGDLYFRVSTLILHVPALRERPEDIPELARHFLAEMGGARGRAGVGLQADAESALMRYPWPGNIRELRNVLERAVLLSGGGPLSRGDLRFESATDEPSGDDNLTLEELERRHIERVLRRENGHVERAALRLGIPRSSLYERLKRLGINRSGFQKSDP, encoded by the coding sequence ATGACACGCACCCGCATCCTCCTCGTGGACGACGAGCCCGGCGTCAGGCTGGGAATGAGGGGCTATCTCTCCGCCCACGGCTTCGACGTGGACGAGGCCCAGGGCATCACCGAGGCGCAGGAGCTCTTCCGCACGCACCGCCCCGACGTGGCGGTGGTGGACTACCGGCTGACGGACGGCACCGCGCTGGAGCTGCTGCCGCGCCTCAAGGAGATCGACTCGGCGGTGCCGCTGGTCGTGCTCACGGGCCACGGCTCCATCGAGCTGGCGGTCCAGGCCGTGAAGGAAGGCGCCGAGCAGTTCCTCACCAAGCCCGTGGAGCTCGCGGTGCTCAAGGTGGTGCTGGAGCGGCTGGTGGCCCAGCGACGGGAGCGCCAGCGCCTGCGCGCGGACCAGTCGCGCACCGCTCGCACCAGCGTGAATCCCTTCCTGGGCGGCAGCGCCGCCATCCGGAGCCTGCGCGCCGAAGCGGAGCGCATGCAGCACAGCGACAGCCCGGTCCTCGTCACCGGTGAGACGGGCAGCGGCAAGAGCGTGCTCGCGCGCTGGCTGCATGAGGGAGGCCCGCGCGCGGATGCGCCGTTCGTGGACCTGAACTGCGCGGCGCTGTCGAAGGACCTGCTCGACTCGGAGCTGTTCGGCCACGAGAAGGGCGCGTTCACCGGCGCGGTGTCCGCCAAGCAGGGCCTGCTGGAGGTCGCGGACCGGGGCACGCTCTTCCTGGACGAGATTGGCGACATGGACCTCACCGTCCAGCCCAAGCTCCTCAAGGTGCTGGAGGAGAAGCGCTTCCGCCGGCTCGGTGACGTCCGCGACCGGCGCGTCGACGTGCGGCTCATCGCGGCTACCCACCAGGACCTGAACGCCGCGGCCCGGGAGAAGCGCTTCCGCGGCGACCTCTACTTCCGCGTCAGCACCCTCATCCTCCATGTGCCCGCGCTGCGCGAGCGCCCGGAGGACATCCCCGAGCTCGCCCGGCACTTCCTCGCGGAGATGGGCGGCGCGCGAGGCCGGGCCGGCGTGGGACTGCAAGCCGACGCGGAGAGCGCCCTCATGCGCTACCCCTGGCCCGGCAACATCCGCGAGCTGCGCAACGTCCTGGAGCGCGCCGTGCTGCTGTCCGGCGGAGGCCCCCTCTCCCGAGGCGACCTGCGCTTCGAGTCCGCCACCGACGAGCCCAGCGGCGACGACAACCTCACGCTGGAGGAGCTGGAGCGCCGCCACATCGAGCGCGTCCTGCGCCGGGAGAACGGCCACGTCGAACGGGCCGCCCTCCGCCTCGGAATCCCCCGCTCCTCCCTCTATGAGCGGCTGAAACGTTTGGGAATCAACAGATCCGGATTCCAGAAATCGGATCCATAA
- a CDS encoding response regulator, producing the protein MSQNLLIVDDESALCWVLGQFFSGAGYRVDSAQALDEALGLMTTGRYDLVISDLRLSGTQSEEGLVLADFVRRYAPETRVLLLTAFASPELSERAKGLGVDLVLPKPQPLPSLAQHVSQLLAAR; encoded by the coding sequence GTGTCACAGAACCTCCTCATCGTCGACGACGAATCCGCGCTGTGCTGGGTGCTGGGTCAGTTCTTCTCGGGCGCCGGCTATCGGGTGGACTCGGCCCAGGCACTGGACGAAGCACTGGGATTGATGACGACGGGTCGCTACGACCTGGTCATCAGCGACCTACGGTTGAGTGGCACACAGTCCGAAGAGGGGCTCGTCCTGGCGGACTTCGTGAGGCGTTACGCCCCCGAGACGCGGGTGCTCCTGCTGACGGCGTTCGCGTCTCCGGAGCTGTCGGAGCGGGCCAAGGGTCTCGGCGTGGACCTTGTGTTGCCCAAACCCCAACCGCTGCCCTCCCTGGCCCAACACGTCTCCCAATTGTTGGCGGCACGTTGA
- a CDS encoding TetR/AcrR family transcriptional regulator, with the protein MTQGGRKPDEGERYRAILETAARLICERGYEGTSMQEIAAACRMTKAGLYHHIQNKEQLLFAIMNYGMDLFEEQVLSRVQEIADPVDRLRACMRHNILLVTRGWSKEVIIILHEHATLTGEARAFIDNRKKRYVDFLEEAFSQAAQQGRIRPVDPTIGAFSFLGMVLWVYKWFKPDGRLTDEQIADGMVDLLFPPIVAAAVDGQPGVSALRVVPRAASGSGTEEP; encoded by the coding sequence GTGACGCAAGGCGGACGGAAGCCAGATGAGGGTGAGCGCTACCGCGCGATTCTGGAGACGGCGGCGCGGCTCATCTGCGAGCGCGGCTACGAAGGCACCTCGATGCAGGAGATCGCCGCCGCGTGCCGGATGACGAAGGCGGGGCTCTACCACCACATCCAGAACAAGGAGCAGCTGCTCTTCGCCATCATGAACTACGGGATGGACCTGTTCGAGGAGCAGGTCCTCTCGCGCGTTCAGGAGATCGCGGACCCGGTGGACCGCCTGCGCGCGTGCATGCGCCACAACATCCTGCTGGTGACGCGCGGGTGGAGCAAGGAGGTCATCATCATCCTCCACGAGCACGCCACGCTGACCGGTGAGGCGCGCGCGTTCATCGACAACCGCAAGAAGCGCTACGTCGACTTCCTGGAGGAGGCCTTCTCGCAGGCCGCGCAGCAGGGGCGCATCCGCCCGGTGGACCCGACCATCGGCGCGTTCTCGTTCCTGGGCATGGTGTTGTGGGTCTACAAGTGGTTCAAGCCCGACGGCCGGCTGACGGATGAGCAGATCGCCGACGGGATGGTGGACCTCCTCTTCCCGCCCATCGTCGCCGCCGCCGTCGACGGTCAGCCGGGGGTCTCCGCGCTGCGCGTGGTGCCTCGGGCCGCCTCTGGCTCGGGTACGGAGGAGCCGTGA